DNA from Sporichthyaceae bacterium:
AACCGGGGTCGATCTCCAGTGCGGCCAACAGCGCAGCGGAAACCTGCCGACCGGCGTCCCCAGCCGGGAACTGAGTCTGCATCGCGACCAACACGCTGCCCTGCGAGCGGGTCAGGCAGGGCAATGCCAGCGGCAACACGGTGACCAGCGTGATGTCCCGATCGGCGTGCTCCCCGAGGAGTTTCAGCGTGGTGGTGGCCGCGGGCACGATCTCCCGCATCGCGACCAAGTCACACTCCGAGGCCATGCCCTCGAACGGGCGCAGCACGAAACTCTGCCGTTCGGCGGCACGCCGAGCGCGGGAGGACTTGCTCATCGATGGGCTCCTGACTCCTCGCCGCACGGTGGCGGGGCGCGGTCAGCCTATCCAGCCCGAGCGGCCTGCTGGTCGTTGCGCACCGGCACGCCGGCCCAGACCGTTTTGCCCTCGGCGCAGGGGCGCACGCCCCAGTCCGGGCACAACGCATCGACGATCAACATGCCGCGTCCGCCCGGCGCGAGCGAGGCCCGGCGCGGGACGTTGCCGGGCCCGCCGACCGCGAGCACGTGGCCCAGCCAATCCGCGGAGCCGCCGTCGGTGACCTCGACGTGCAGGCAGTTCCCGCGCAATTCCCAACTCATCAGCACCAAGCCGGTGGGCAGCGGCGGCGCGTGCCGGATGGCGTTGGTGAGGATCTCGGTGGCGACCAACAGGGCGTCCTGCACCGCCAGCGCGGACAGGTCACGCGCCAGCAGGTCGGCAGCCAGTCGGGCGCGGGCCAGTCGGACACTGGCGTGGCTGTGCGGCAGGGCCAGGGTGCCCGCGACGCTCCCGACAGCGCCAAAGCCCGGCGCGTCGGTAACGGTGTACATCGGAAGCTCCTCGCAGCGCGGTGTGCGTCGAGGCATAAGTGCCCGGAGTTCACGTTCCGGAAACGTGAAACAGGTCAGTGTCGGGCAAACCCGGGCGCGCTGCCGGCAGGGTCAGGCGGAGCCCGCCGTGCGACTGCCGTAAACATGCGCGCGCATGCTCAGCGGGCGGTCGGTGATCAGCGCATCCACCCCCGCGGCCAGGCACGCCTCGGCGTCCGCGAAGGAGTTCACCGTCCACACGTAAACCGCGTTGCCCTGCGCGTGCGCCTTGGTCACGTACTCGGGATGACGCCGAATCACCCGCACGTCCACCCCGGCCGCCCGCACGCCCTCGGGCAGGCCGCCGTCGCGCAGGTGCACCGGCACCCGGCCCATGAGCAGGACAAGGTCCAGATCCGGCGCCAAGCGACGCATCCGGCGCAACGAGGTGACCGCAAAACTCATCACCCGCACGGCGGGGTGAGCTCCGATCTGCGCGCCGAATCCCCCTGCTGGGGTGACTCGCGGGGCGCCGCGCAGCCCGAACTCGTCGAGCATTGCCACCAACTTCTCCTCCACCGCGCCGGCGTAGCGGGTGGGGTGTTTGGTCTCGATGGCCAGGCCAACCGGCCGGGACGCGCCGGTGGCCAGCTCAAGCAGCTGACGCAGCGTTATCACCGCGTGTTCCGTCGGATCCACGGCCGGCGACCCGGGCGGGCCGTCCGCGGTGCGGTAGCGGTCCAGCGGCCGCCAGGCGCGACGGGCACCGAACTGAATCCGCGACAGGTCGGCCAGATCCATGGTGGAGACCACGCCACGGCTGTTGGAGACGAAGTCGACCCGGCGGTCATGCAGGCACACCAGATGACCGTCGGCGGTCAGCCGGACGTCGCACTCCAGCGCATCTGCCCCGTCCACCACGGCCCTGCGGTAGGCCGCGGCGGTGTGCTCGAAGGAGCCCTCCCGGGAGCCGCGGTGCGCAATGATCTCCATACCCTCATGGTGACATCCGGCAGGTGTCCGGTGCGGCAGATCCACACAGCGCTGCGGTGACCGCTCAGAGGACGAACGGTTCGCTACCGTTTTCCGCGGCCATCGGCCTGCCGGCGGCCTGCCAGGCCGTCGTCCCGCCGGCCAGGTTCACCGCGGCGCGGCCCTGGGCGAGTAGGAACTCGGTGACCGCGGCGGAGCGGCCGCCGGACTTGCAGATCACCACAATGTCGGCGTCCGGCAGCTCATCGAGCCGGGCCGGCACCTGGTACATCGGGATGTGGACGGCGCCCACGGCGTGGCCGGCGACCCATTCGTTCGGCTCCCGCACGTCGAGTAGGAACACCTCGGCGGGCACGTCAACAGCCTGGATCTCCGGCACCTCGGACATGCCCGGCATTCTGCCGCGCCCCCAGCAGAACGCATCGACCGCCCGTATTGGAAGTCACCCCACAGAACGTGACTTTGCCTTCAGTAACCGAACATTCACCCACCGTCATGGGAACCGGGCCGGACCGGGGCGCGTCGTACGTAGCGTGCGTATCCGAAACGTCGCGGCAGCTGCCGCCGTGGTGCTGGCCGGCTCGGTCGGCTCTATCACCGCGGCCCACGCCATGGCGCTGTCCTCACCGCTGGCCGCCGACGGCGGCATCGAGACCTCCTATGCGGCCACGGATCTTGTCGTGGTCTACCAGGCCGGTCCCGGCACCGCGGCCAGCACCAGCGAACTGCGCTGCAACCCGACCGGGGGCGACCGCATCGACGCGGTGAGCGCCTGCGATCGGTTGGCCAAGCTGGCCCGCGCCGGACGCAATCCGTTCGCCACCCCGTCCGCCAACCAGGTGTGCTCGGTGGACTACGACGGCCCGGAAACGGCGACCGTGCTGGGCACCTGGCGCGGCAAGCAGGTGCGCGCCACGTTCTCCCGGACGAACGGCTGCGAGATCGCCCGCTGGGAATCGATCTCCCCGTTGCTCGACCCGGCACCCGGCACCCACACGGCGGTGCGCGACAACTAGTCGCGATGCAGCGTCGGGCACAAATTCCGGCGCCCGATCCGGGCGGGCTTCGTGGGGGGGCCTCCGGATCGGGCGCCGGTATATTTTTTTGGAACTGACTGGTGGTCAGATCCCTACTTGAGCAGCCTGGACAGCCGCCGGTCCGCCAATGGCTTACCGCCGGTCTGGCAGGTCGCGCAGTACTGCAGCGCGGAGTCACTGAACGAGACCTCACGGACGATGTCCCCGCAGACGGGGCAGGGTTGCCCGGCCCGGCCGTGCACCCGCAGTCCCGCCTTCTTCTCTCCCTTGAGCTCGCGGGTGGCCAACCCTGCCGCTCGCGAGATGGCGTCGGCCAAGGTGGCCCGGATCACCGCGTACAGCGCGGCCACCCCGTCGGCGTCCAGCGTGTTGGCCGGCTTGAACGGGGACAGTTTCGCCGCGTGCAGCACCTCATCGGAGTACGCGTTACCGATCCCGGCGATCACGCTCTGGTCGCGCAGCACACCCTTGAGTTGGGCGCGCCCGGCCCGGCCGAGCAACTCGGCGAGCACCTCGACGGTGAAATCCTCGGCCAGCGGGTCCGACCCCAGCCGGGCCACGCCGGGCACCTGCGCCGGGTCCCGCACGCAGTACACCGCCAGGCCCTTCTTGGTACCGGCCTCGGTCAGGTCGAAGCCCGCCGCAATGCCGTCCGGGTCATCGTCCCGCTCGCCGAGGTGAACCCGCACGGCCAGCGGTCCTTTGCCCGGTTTGGCGGGCAGCGCCGGCAGGTTCTCCCGCCACTGCAGCCACCCGGCCCGAGCCAGGTGCACGATCAGGTGCAGCGGGGCCGGGCCGGCACCGTCGCCACCCACACCGAGATCGAGAAACTTGCCGTGCCGGGCGACGTCGGAGACGAACAACCCGGCCAATGAGGTGATCGGCGGGTCGTAGGTCTTCAGCGCGCTGATCGCGGCTACGTCCACCCGAGTGACCGCTCGCCCCACGGCACGCTCGGTGAGCAGGCGACGCAGCGCCTCCACCTCGGGCAGTTCCGGCACGACCAGAGGTTATCCCGAGACACAACTGATGGCCCATCAGTTGATCTGGGTGTGGTGCGGGTGTCGCCCCGCCCTGTTCACACCGGAGCCACGATCCGGCAACCCGCCGCGCCTAACGTGGGCGTCGGTTCCCACCGGGACGGGGAACCAACGGGGGCGCTTCGGGACGCGGCCCCGCGGCGTGGCGACATGGGCCACGTCCGCCGGAGCGGGTCGGTTGGGTGGATTTCCCCACCGACCCGCTCTTGGCGTGAATGACGGATTGGTCACCCAACGCTGAGCGCGCGGCTCAGCACCAGTTGCGCCAGCACCACGAGCCGTCGACGTCGTGATACGACCAGCCGTCGATCGGGCCGTCGTCATCGCCCCAGCCACCGCCGTAGCGACCACGGGGATCATGGTCGGCGCGGGCACCGTACGGCGAGCCGTGGTGTCCGCCGTCGCTCTGCCCGTAGTCACTGCCGTACGGGTAGCCGGGGCAGTAGTGGTAGCCGCATTCGCCGTACCCGTCGTCGTCCCATGGGTTGTGCTGGTGGCCGTGGTGGAAGGCGTGCCCACCGTGTCCGGGACCCGGACCGAACGGTGCGGGCGCGGTCACCGCGGCCGAGGCCAACGGCGCGACGGCCAGGGTCAAGGCCGCGGCCGTTGCCAGCAACCCCGCAAGACGCATCCGAGCAGACACCGCAGCCTCCCCCGAGGAACGTGGAATTACCCCCTGAATTCCGAATGTCCCCCACGGCGCCCCGGACCCGATACCCGTGAAGATCAAAAAGTCGGGCATGCCGTGGGACGACGTTCTTTGCCTTGATCATCATGACGTGCTGTCAGATTTGCGGAAGGACACCTGCCCGGCGGTCTCCCGGGCAGAGGTCTGATACTCGCGGCAGGCCCCAACCCGCCGGGAGCGCACATGGCAATCGTCACCCGCGAGATCAGCTACTCCCATGAAGACCTGCCGCTGACCGGGCTGCTCTACCGGGACGACACGGTGCCCACACCCGCAGCCGGGCTGCTGATCATCCCGGGTGCCGGTGGGCTGGACGATCACGTGGCCGGGCAGGGCGCGCGTTATGCCGGGCTGGGCTACGTGGTGTTCACCGCGGACATGTTCGGCCCGGGTGTGGCCGGCGACCGGGAACGCACCATGGCCATGATCAAGGATCTGCGCGCCGACCCGGATCTGCTGGTGGCCCGGGCGGTGGCGGGCCTCGAGCAACTACGGGCGGCTCCGGAGGCCACCGGCCCGCATGCCGCGCTCGGCTTCTGCTTCGGCGGCCAAACGGTGATTACCCTGGCCCGGGCCGGGGTGGAACTCGCCGGCGTGGTGAGCATGCACGGCGCCTTGAGCACCGCCCGCCCGGCGGCGCCGGACTCGGTGCGGGTACCGGTGCTGGTGTGCCACGGCGCCGACGACCCGCACGTCCCGATCGGCGACGTGGCGGCCTTCGTCGAGGAGATGACCACGGCCGGGGCGGACTGGCAATTGATCGCCTACGGCGGCGCCGTGCACGGTTTCACCCACACCCACGCGGTGCCCGGCGGCAACGGCGTCGCCTATCACGAACCCACCGACCGCCGCTCGTTCGCCGCGGCCACCGCATTCCTCGCCGAAGTACTGAGCTGACTCAGACCGGCAGCAGCAACTCCGCCAGGGGTTTGCGCTCGCGCGGCGCGAATTCCCGCTCCCGCAGGTAATCCGGCAACGCCGCGTCGGGGTCCCAGTGCCCGATCGCCATCATGGCCAATGGCTGGATCGTGTCGGGCAGCTTGAACTCCGCACGGACGCCGTCACGGTTGAAGCCCGCCATCTGGTGCACGACCAAGCCCAATGCGGCGGCCTGCACGGTGAGGTGTGCCGCGGCCTGACCGGCGTCGTATTGCCACAGCGGCCACGGCTCGTTCTTCTCGTCCACCGTGGTCGCCGCGATGACCAGCAGCGCCGAGGCCCCCGGAGCCCAGCTCTGGTTGCCGGGGTTCAACTGGGCGGCCAGCCGGTCGAAGGCGGGCTCGCCCGCTCGGGCCACCAGGAACCGCCACGGCTGGCTGTTCCCGTAGGAGGGCGACCAGCGCGCGGCCTCCAGCAGGGTGTTCAGATCCGCGTCGGAGATGCGGTAGCCCGCCACGAACCCGCGCGGGCTCCACCGGTTGGCCAGCAACGGGTGCAGGTCCGCCCCGGTCACCGCGCCGCGCTCAGCGATCGACATGTCAGTCACAGATCCATTCCTCGTCAGCTCGCGAGACCGGCGTGCATCTCCCACACCAGCACCTCGCTGGGGGCGTTCGCGGTCACCCGTTGTCCGCCGGTCGCGGTGAACCGCACGGTGTCGCCGGCCACCAGTTCGCCCGCGCCCTCCAGGTCGACGCCACCACGCACGGTGAACAGGTGCAGGTACGGCGCCTCGGGCAGCTCCACGCTGTGGCCGGGCTCGAGTCGTGCCACATGCAAGGTGGCGTACTGATTGCGAATGCGGATCGCGGCGGCGTCCACATGCTGTGGCATCCCGGAGGCCACCGGCACCAGCCGGCCGGTGAGCAACTCCGCGTCCACCTCCGCCTGCTCGTAGCCGGGCACGATGCCCTGCTCATCGGGCACCACCCACATCTGCACGAAGTGCACCGGCTCGTCGTGCCGGTCACCGGCGATGCGCCAGGAGTCGTTCTTCTCCGAGTGCTGAATGCCAGTGCCCGCGCTCATCCGCTGGGCCAGGCCCGGGTAGATGATCCCGGAGTTGCCGCGGGAGTCCTGGTGCACCAGTGAGCCGGACAGCACCCAGGTGACGATCTCCATGTCCCGGTGCGGGTGCGTCTCGAAGCCGGTGCCCGCGGCGACGATGTCGTCGTTGTTGACCAACAGCAGCCCGTGATGGGTGTTCGTCGGGTCGTAGTGCCCGCCGAAGGAGAACGAGTGGTGCGAATCCAGCCACCCGATCTTGGTGTGCGCCCGGTCGGCGGCACGCCGGACGTCCACGGCGGGTTCGAGCACGGCGGAGGTCATGACCATCATCCTTCCGATTGTTCGGTTGACGTGTCAACCAAAGCCGGTGGCCCGCTATTCCGGTCCGCCTGCCCAGGCGGCTTGCAGCAACGCGCGCAGTGCCACGGCGTCCAGAGGTACCGGATTGTCCAAGGGCACCACCGGGGCGATCAGAGCGACGGCCTCGTCGAGTTGGTCCTCGAGCAGCCCGACATCCCGTAGGCCCGCGGGCACCCCCAGACCGCGAGCGAGTTCACGCAGCCCCGCGACCGGGTCCTCAACGCCCAGCGCCGCGGCGATCCGGTCAACCGCCTCCGGGGCGCCCGGGGCGTTCGCGGCCAGCACGTGCGGCAGCACGATGGCGTGGGTCTGCGCGTGCGGCAGATCGAAGGCGCCGCCCAGGGCGTGGCAGATCTTGTGGTGCAGGCCGGACCCGGCGCCGCTGAACGCCACCCCGGCCAGATAAGCGCCGTACAACACCTCGGCCGGGGCATCGGGGTCCTTGCCCAGCCCGCGCAGGCCGTTGGCCAGGGCCCGCACCCCCTCGGCGGCCAGCACCGAGCTGATCGGGTTGCGCCGGGTGCCCCAGAAGGACTCCACGCAGTGTGCCATCGCGTTCAACCCACTGGCCGCGGCCAGCTCGGTCGGCATGGACGCGGTCAGCTCCGGGTCGTAGACCACCACCCGGGGCAGCACCACCACGTCGGTGCCCGTGGTCTTACGTGCGCCCTCGGTCAGCCCCCACACCGGCGTCACCTCGGACCCGGCGTAGGTGGTGGGCACCGCGAGAATCGGCAAGCCGCTGGTCAGCGCGATGGCTTTTGCGGTGCCGGTGGTCGAGCCGCCGCCTATGCATAGGATCGCGTCCGCCTCGGCTGCGGTGGCGGCCTTGCGGGCCTGCTCGGCGACCTCGATCGGCACGTGCATGCGCACCGCGGTGAAAGTGCCGGCCACCTTGTCGGCGAACGGCGCGATCAGTTCCTCGGCCTGCGCACGGCGGCCGTCGGTGCAGATCAGCAGCAACCGCTGCGCACCGAGTCGGTCCACCTCCGCGGCCAGCCGCCGGCGTGCCGCGCCCGCGCCGAACACGACGCGGGCGGGCAACGACTCGTAGCTGAACGCCGCGGGGGCCACCGGGCCAGTGTTCAGTCCTTGAGGAACTGCGCCACCATCGGGGCCACCACGTCGAAGCGCTCGAGCTGCGGCACGTGCGCAGCGTTGGCGAGCACCTCGGCCTTGCAGTTCTTGATCAGGCGAGCGAAGTCGCCGGCGTAGGCCGGGTCGATCAGGCCGTCCTGCTCGCCCCAGATCACCAGCGTCGGGGCGGTGACGCGGTGGATGCGCTTGGACAGCCCGCGGTCCGGGATCGGCCACCAGTACTTGCCGGCCACACCCATCGCCCAGTGCATGGCGATCATCGCCTCGCCCGCAGCCTCCGGGTCGGACGGCAGCGCCAGTGCCGCGGTGGCCACCGGGCCGCTCGGGTCGGCGAAGACCGCCGCGGCGAGTTCGGGCAGCTCCAGCAGGTACGGGTTGGACCAGGCCCGGGTCTCGTTCCACAGCCCGATCGGACAGAGGGTCACCAGCTTGCTGACCCGCGACGGGAACGTCGCGGCCAGCTCGGTGGCCAGCATGCCGCCGAAGGAGTGCCCGACCACGGCCGTCGAGCCGATGCCGACGGCATTGCAGATCTCGTCGTAGACCAGAGTCAGGTCACTGAGGTCCTCGATCGCCTTGTGACTGTCCGGGTCACCGGGCGCGGTGCCCGGCAGGTAGGGCGCATAGACGGTGTGGTGTTCGGCCAACGAATCCAGGAACGGGTCCCAGGTCAGCCCGAGCACCGCGTGCAGGTACAGCAGCGGCGGACCGTCGCCGCCGACCAGTACCTGCGTGCGGACCTGGCCGTCCCAGACCTCAACATCGATGACATCGCGGTGCGGCATCTGTGTCTCCTCC
Protein-coding regions in this window:
- a CDS encoding maleylacetate reductase translates to MAPAAFSYESLPARVVFGAGAARRRLAAEVDRLGAQRLLLICTDGRRAQAEELIAPFADKVAGTFTAVRMHVPIEVAEQARKAATAAEADAILCIGGGSTTGTAKAIALTSGLPILAVPTTYAGSEVTPVWGLTEGARKTTGTDVVVLPRVVVYDPELTASMPTELAAASGLNAMAHCVESFWGTRRNPISSVLAAEGVRALANGLRGLGKDPDAPAEVLYGAYLAGVAFSGAGSGLHHKICHALGGAFDLPHAQTHAIVLPHVLAANAPGAPEAVDRIAAALGVEDPVAGLRELARGLGVPAGLRDVGLLEDQLDEAVALIAPVVPLDNPVPLDAVALRALLQAAWAGGPE
- a CDS encoding alpha/beta hydrolase encodes the protein MPHRDVIDVEVWDGQVRTQVLVGGDGPPLLYLHAVLGLTWDPFLDSLAEHHTVYAPYLPGTAPGDPDSHKAIEDLSDLTLVYDEICNAVGIGSTAVVGHSFGGMLATELAATFPSRVSKLVTLCPIGLWNETRAWSNPYLLELPELAAAVFADPSGPVATAALALPSDPEAAGEAMIAMHWAMGVAGKYWWPIPDRGLSKRIHRVTAPTLVIWGEQDGLIDPAYAGDFARLIKNCKAEVLANAAHVPQLERFDVVAPMVAQFLKD
- a CDS encoding glycerophosphodiester phosphodiesterase family protein, translating into MEIIAHRGSREGSFEHTAAAYRRAVVDGADALECDVRLTADGHLVCLHDRRVDFVSNSRGVVSTMDLADLSRIQFGARRAWRPLDRYRTADGPPGSPAVDPTEHAVITLRQLLELATGASRPVGLAIETKHPTRYAGAVEEKLVAMLDEFGLRGAPRVTPAGGFGAQIGAHPAVRVMSFAVTSLRRMRRLAPDLDLVLLMGRVPVHLRDGGLPEGVRAAGVDVRVIRRHPEYVTKAHAQGNAVYVWTVNSFADAEACLAAGVDALITDRPLSMRAHVYGSRTAGSA
- a CDS encoding ATP-binding protein; protein product: MYTVTDAPGFGAVGSVAGTLALPHSHASVRLARARLAADLLARDLSALAVQDALLVATEILTNAIRHAPPLPTGLVLMSWELRGNCLHVEVTDGGSADWLGHVLAVGGPGNVPRRASLAPGGRGMLIVDALCPDWGVRPCAEGKTVWAGVPVRNDQQAARAG
- a CDS encoding DNA-formamidopyrimidine glycosylase family protein — translated: MPELPEVEALRRLLTERAVGRAVTRVDVAAISALKTYDPPITSLAGLFVSDVARHGKFLDLGVGGDGAGPAPLHLIVHLARAGWLQWRENLPALPAKPGKGPLAVRVHLGERDDDPDGIAAGFDLTEAGTKKGLAVYCVRDPAQVPGVARLGSDPLAEDFTVEVLAELLGRAGRAQLKGVLRDQSVIAGIGNAYSDEVLHAAKLSPFKPANTLDADGVAALYAVIRATLADAISRAAGLATRELKGEKKAGLRVHGRAGQPCPVCGDIVREVSFSDSALQYCATCQTGGKPLADRRLSRLLK
- a CDS encoding SSI family serine proteinase inhibitor; the encoded protein is MRIRNVAAAAAVVLAGSVGSITAAHAMALSSPLAADGGIETSYAATDLVVVYQAGPGTAASTSELRCNPTGGDRIDAVSACDRLAKLARAGRNPFATPSANQVCSVDYDGPETATVLGTWRGKQVRATFSRTNGCEIARWESISPLLDPAPGTHTAVRDN
- a CDS encoding pirin family protein: MTSAVLEPAVDVRRAADRAHTKIGWLDSHHSFSFGGHYDPTNTHHGLLLVNNDDIVAAGTGFETHPHRDMEIVTWVLSGSLVHQDSRGNSGIIYPGLAQRMSAGTGIQHSEKNDSWRIAGDRHDEPVHFVQMWVVPDEQGIVPGYEQAEVDAELLTGRLVPVASGMPQHVDAAAIRIRNQYATLHVARLEPGHSVELPEAPYLHLFTVRGGVDLEGAGELVAGDTVRFTATGGQRVTANAPSEVLVWEMHAGLAS
- a CDS encoding nitroreductase family protein, with the translated sequence MSIAERGAVTGADLHPLLANRWSPRGFVAGYRISDADLNTLLEAARWSPSYGNSQPWRFLVARAGEPAFDRLAAQLNPGNQSWAPGASALLVIAATTVDEKNEPWPLWQYDAGQAAAHLTVQAAALGLVVHQMAGFNRDGVRAEFKLPDTIQPLAMMAIGHWDPDAALPDYLREREFAPRERKPLAELLLPV
- a CDS encoding dienelactone hydrolase family protein, yielding MAIVTREISYSHEDLPLTGLLYRDDTVPTPAAGLLIIPGAGGLDDHVAGQGARYAGLGYVVFTADMFGPGVAGDRERTMAMIKDLRADPDLLVARAVAGLEQLRAAPEATGPHAALGFCFGGQTVITLARAGVELAGVVSMHGALSTARPAAPDSVRVPVLVCHGADDPHVPIGDVAAFVEEMTTAGADWQLIAYGGAVHGFTHTHAVPGGNGVAYHEPTDRRSFAAATAFLAEVLS
- a CDS encoding rhodanese-like domain-containing protein, with the protein product MSEVPEIQAVDVPAEVFLLDVREPNEWVAGHAVGAVHIPMYQVPARLDELPDADIVVICKSGGRSAAVTEFLLAQGRAAVNLAGGTTAWQAAGRPMAAENGSEPFVL